ACTTTCGCCTGTGTCCGACATGACTAAACAGGCCACATTCTTGAGTAATATGCCCGCAATGACACCCGCTCCTGTCATTGCGATGAGCCCGTTAGGGCGAAGAAGCAATCTAAATGTGATGTGAACGGACAGGCACTTTAGAGACTTGTTCTGTGACCATTGAGATTGCTTCGCGCCCTTTGGCCGCTCGCAATGACACCCTTTCTCTGTTTCACAGTAAGTGTTGAAGGAAAGTCTGCTTGTAGCGATGTACAAAGAACATAGTTGTCATTGCGAGGAGCGTGAGCGACGAAGCAATCTCAATGGAGTGCCAAATGAACAAACAGTATTTTGTGTATATAATGACAAACAGACATAACACCGTCCTCTATACTGGAATAACTAGCGATCTGAAGAAAAGAGTATGGGAGCACAAGAAGGGATTAGTGTTGGGTTTTACGAGGAGATACAATATCACCAAATTGGTCTACTACGAAGTATTTGGAAATGTGCTAGACGGCATTACAAGAGAAAAGCGGATCAAGGGTGGTTCCAGGAAGAGGAAGATTCTCTTGATTAAAAGCATGAACAGAGAGTGGCGAGATTTGTATTACGACCTGTGAGATTGCTTCGCGCCCTTTGGCCGCCCGCAATGACACCCGCTCCTGTCATTGCACCTCGACTTCGCTCGGCATAAACTCGGAGCCCGTCAGGGCGACCGCGTGTATCTCGCTTCGCGAGAAACGGGGCAGGCGAAAGCCTTCGTTTGGATTTTCGATTTTCCGGTGGGTCTGGGTATGGTGGTAGAGAATTTCGGGTGCGGTGGGGAGGATGGGATGGGAGTTTCGTGATTTGGTGGTGATGGGGGAGGGGCAAAAGAAGCCCCCCGTCTCTGGAACGGGGGGCCTTGAATGGTCGTAAGAGTGTTTACCTCAAGACAACTAGCTTGCGGGACTGATTGAAGTCTCCAGCAGTGAGTCTGTAGAAGTAGACACCACTGGCGACCTTGTTTCCGGCGTCGTTGGTGCCGTTCCAGACCGCTGAGTGATAGCCGGCTGGCACTGACTCATTCACCAGAGTTTTCACAACAGAACCCGTAACATCGTAGACCTTGAGGGAAACTTCAGATTCGTTCGTGATGGTGTAGCGAATCACCGTCTCCGAATTCATCGGGTTGGGAACGCCCGGCATAAGGCTGACTGAAGTCGGCCTTCGCGTAATAGCAGCAGTCATCGGACCAAAGACCGTCTCTTTCCCGTTCTCGTCGATGACGCCAAACTTATACGCATACGTTCCACCCTCAACAATGTTCTCGTCGAGATAGCTTGAGCTTCCAGGCATAGGATTCCTGTTCAGCAAGACGTACTCACCAGGTTCATTCTCACGATAGAGATTGAACGATTTTCCGAAGCTGTACTCGCCCCATGCCAGGAGCAAGCCTCTCTCATCCAATTCCCCGACGAACGTGTTGGGCAGAACCGTTCCGGCCTGACCTTTGACGATATTCACGTTCAGGGTGAAGTCGTCTTCGTCTTCGCAGTCAGCTGTAACCGTAACTGTTCCTCTGTAGACCCACTGTTCCTCATCGTGTCTCATCCTGTGCAGCTTATCAGGAAGCGTGGCTGTGAGGACAACCCTCATCGCTTCGCCGCTGGCAAGAGCACCCGGATCAGGCGTGAATGTTACGGCACTGCCTGGGATCTCTCTCCTGTTATCAAAGTAGGTGGAGAGATCCGTAGAGGAACACGTGAACGAGAAGCCAACGTTGCCCGGGCCGTCATCCATGTCGACATTGGTGAACTTGTCGTTCGTACTGAGCACGACGAACTCGCCCATGGTTACGCTGATTACGCTCTTCTTGCTCTCCACAGCGACGAGCGTCATCTTGTTGGCTGTCAGGTTCGCGTAGTCGTCGTCAACGTCCAGATCGCAGCATTCTTCCACGTGAATAGTAACGGGAAGTTCATCGCTAACAGGTCCAGGAGCAGCTATGCCCTCAACAATGAGCTCACCCTCATAATCTCCTGCAGGCTGAGCAATAGCAATGGAGACAGTGACGGCTATTGTCCGCACGTCGCCAGGCTCCAATGAAGCGAAGGCAGCCGGATCGAAGGAGACCGCGGTCCTGGGGATCTTGTCTCCAGACGCATTCACCAGGTCCGTGGACCTGAAGTCGATGTCCGAGACATC
The nucleotide sequence above comes from candidate division TA06 bacterium. Encoded proteins:
- a CDS encoding GIY-YIG nuclease family protein: MNKQYFVYIMTNRHNTVLYTGITSDLKKRVWEHKKGLVLGFTRRYNITKLVYYEVFGNVLDGITREKRIKGGSRKRKILLIKSMNREWRDLYYDL